TCTCAACGGTCAAGGTCTCCAGTTTACAGTAGGCGCTCTCCTGTACGCCGTTCGAGCCCACGACGGAGCAGCCCCTCCTGGCAGCAGAGATCTAGCAGTAGTGAACGACTGGCCATGAAACTCATGTCTTCAAGTAAGACCTTTCATTGCAGTGTAATAAACAGTTTGCTTTCAAATCAGTTGGTGTACTAATGCATGACGTTCTTTTCTTACCCACAGCTGAGCTGTCCTCAATCACAGACAGTAATACTTTGAAGGCTGTGGTGAAATCCTTGGCACCAGCCCTGCTGGCTGAGCTAGCGAAGAAGAAAAGCAGTACCACTACTTCCTCATCAAAGGCAAGCAGTAGCAGCAGTAGTTGGAAACGGTCGTCTTCTCCTAAGAGAACTGAGTACTCCAAGTCAAGCAGAACCTCCACCTCAAAGTCCTCCAGCACTCCAAAGGTACGTCCTTTTATTGCAGTCACAcaatgtttgtttcttcattactTTGGTTTTAAGGGCATTTTATTGTCGTATTTCTATCAGGGTCAGTAGAAGACCTTTTTGAAAAAAGTAGAGATGATTGTAcattgccattcaaaagtttgggattagtaagatttttaatgtttttaaagaagtcttttctgttcatcaaggctgtgtttatttggttaaacatacagaaaaaaacagtaatattgtgcaatattattgcaatttaaagtagtgcttttctgtttgaatgtactttaaaatataatttattcctgtggtgcaaagctgaattttcagcatcattactatagtcttcagtgtcacatgatgcttctaaaatcattcgaatatgcttatttatttttatttagaaacagttgtgctgcttaataaatatttttttggtacCTGTGGtactttttcagaattctttaatgaataaaacattaaaaagaacagtatttatttaaaataaaaatgttttgtaaaaatatagaCTGCTGTTAAAAGTTTgcggtcagtaatttttttttttttttcttctttgtttgaaagaaattaatatttctattcagcaaggatgtgttaaattgatgaaaagtgatagtaaagatttccattttaaataaatgctgttctgtttactttttattcatcaaagaatcctaaaaaagtcacgttttttccctaaaaaattaagcagcacaactgtttccaacattgataataaattagcatattagaatgattttgaaggatcttgtgacagtgaagactggagtaatggctgatgaagctttgcatcacagaaataaattcagtttaaattttaaattgcaataatatttcatactattccgtttttctgtgtttttgatcaaataaatagaactttgataagcataagagacttcattaaaaaaactcaAACTTTGAACGGCAGCGATGGTGTATCTGTATTAATAATTATGCATGAAATCTAATTGCCATCTTTGTTTCTGCACGATGTGAAGCCAAGACCCAAGGATGCCCCTGGCACATCCTGTTTGTTGAGGCTCATAGGAGTTCCTCATGGGACTACCAGCAAAGAATTGACTGATGCCATTGAGCCTTTTGGCAAGATTTATACTGCCATCCTCCTCAAGGCGATTAGAGaggtataaataaattatattattttgcattgttttttgaaTGTGCAGAGCAGTTCAGGTAGTTTCACAAGTAAAACTAGCcctgaaaatgtgcatttgaaATGTGGTTGTTGTAGctattgcaaaataaagcgGTTCATACTCTCTTCCAGGCCTCAGTGTGTATGGAGAGAGAGGAGGATGCCAAAGCTTTGCTCAACTGCAAGAACCTGATAATTCGTGGCCAGATTATTAAAGTCTGCATGGAGAAGGTATGTTTGACTCTTTGTTAATGTCCCTTACAGATGAGCCATACCAAGCCCTGACATGAAATccaatttgtgcatttttctaGGATGCAAGAGATGATGATGGAAGAAAATCTGTCAAGACAGAAAAGCCTCTTAAGAAGTAAGCTCTCATGCATGCAGTGGTTTTGCAGTACATGTAGATACAACTGTTGACTttaatttttcagaattataCATAAAAGTTTTAGAAAAGTGCGATGACAAACTGTTctgtaaatgcatttgtgtCCTGTCACAGAAAAGAGGTGACTACAACAAAACCAACCCAGTCAACAAAACCAACCCAGTCAACAAAACCAGCCCAAACAACAAAACCAACTCAATCAACAAAACCAGCCCAAACAACAAAACCATCCCCAACAGCAAAACCAGCCCAAACAGCAAAAGTAAAGAGTGCAAACCCAGTGAAGGCACCTCAGTCAACTAAACCTAAAGAGGCGACAGGTTCCAAGACTTCTCAAGTAACCAAGGGAAAACCTAGTGATCCCAAGAAGACTGTACAGACAGCTAAAGCTAAACCCCCTGCCAAGGGTTCAGGTAAGTGACTGCATCTTCAACTGTAATTATTCCCATAGTCATTCAGGACAATTTGTATAACATTTGTTTGTGTAATTTAGCAGAAACAGCAGCTGTCAAGAAGTTGGTAAAGAAGGTatgttattttgtcttgtttgtataaacagtttttttcccctgcatatataaacacaattcagTTTGTTAAAGCAACTACTTCTATTCTGTTTCTTTGACTAAAGGAAATACCCTGGAGAAAAAATATAGTTGAGATTACAAATCTTCCAGAGGAAGGGGTTACTGAGGATGACCTTACCAACCTTGCTAAACCACACGGCTTCACTGCAACTCCTGTCATAGCAATCACTCAACAAAAGGTAGTAATATTAGGAAATGACATATAAAAATATCCTTGACCTGTCAATGGGTTTATATggtgtattatattatatagtttaactgtattttttatgatttttaggcCTATCTGCAGATGCCCAACACAGAGGCGGTTGAAGCAATGGTGAAGGCCTACTCTGAGACACCAGCTAAAGTGCATGACAAAGAGATAACTGTCAAGATGATGATGCAACCTATCGACCTGAATTACACTGTGAGTGTGCGCTCCATCTCTGTCCAAAGTTAtgcataggaaaaaaaaagcataaacatccattaaacattttatgatgtatgAGAGAGTTCATTATGTCTCAGGTACATTTATACTCGCTTGATTAATACTGGTTAGTGTTGACTGGATGTTTTATCTTTATCTGCCCCAAAGGAGTCATTATTCAGAGTGCTTATGGGCATGGAGAAATCACCTGTGAGTAAATGccaaaaagattaattaaaatataattaaattacctGTATCATTTCTCAGActctctttttttgtcttctgacCACAGGAAATCGTCACATTGCCAGAACGCCTTCTCATTGTTAGCAATGTGCCAAAAACAATTGGGGCAATCAAGGAAGTAGAGACCGTAATTAAACGCTATGGTGCCTTCAAGAAAGTTTTGCCTCTTAATGGCAGGGTAAGCAACTCAAGTTCAGCTTCTGTATCTACTATTATGTTATGTCTATAACATTTTGTCTTAATCTTCCATGAGATTTTAGATGACTGTtgcattattgttgttttattttctttcaatctCAGATTATTTTTGAAATGGAGAATGCTACTATTGCTAGGACAATCTTCGCTCGCTTCCTCAAGTTTCGTTGTGTGGTCCAGAACAGTACCCTTAGCTTCCAACTAGCCAAACCAGTCAAGGTAGTTCAGCTGGTATTGTTTGCAATTTACGTATGTGGTATCACATGGTGCTTTTACAAAGGCAGTTAAGTAAAAAATCAACTATGTTGTTATTTATTCAACAGCTAAAAAAGAAGACGGACGCTAAAGGGTAAGAGGagagaaattaaatattttgcttttattttttaccaaggGTTCTGGAATTGGCAAAATAATTTTCTCTCTCATGTTTAACTCTTCTCTTAGAGCAAACCCTCCTGGTAAAACAGCAGCGGCAATAAAAAAACCTAATACTGTCAAAGCCCAAAAGCCAGTGgctgcagcagcagcttctGCTGCATCTACTGCAAACCCACCTGTCACAAAAGATAAAGATCCTAAAACTGATGCTGTTACTGTGCCTAAAGGAGAGGATAGTGGTGTTAAAAGCAATAGTGATGTAATTTTGAAAGAAAGTGTTGGTGAAGAAAAGGTGAATGCTGATACAGCTGCAACTAAAGTTACTGCTGCTCTCAAAGACATTACAGCTGATGCAACTGCTAATGCAGAAACTACTCCTGTGAATAAAGCAGAGGAGAAAACTGAAGCTGTTAATGAAACTGTCATGGAGACTGAATCTGTGAAAAAAGAGCATGAAGCTGGATCCTCAGTTCCCATGGCTGAATCTAAGAGTGAGAACAAGGAGCTTGAAGTTGAATCCTCTGCTACCACTTCGGAATCTGTTGTTACAGTTAAATCTGAGGACAAGGAGCTTGAGACTGGATCCTCTGTTCCCTCTTCAGAAACTGCCGTTTCTGTTGAGTCTTGGAAAGCAGAGCTTAAAACTGAATCATCTGCCCCTGCTTCAGAATCTGCcgttttaaataaatctgagAACACAGAGCATGAAGTTGGATcctcagaatctgcaaaaacaGAGCTTGTAGTTGCATCCGCTGTTTCCACTTCAGAATCTGCAGATTCAGTTGAAtctgcaaaaacaaaacttgaaGATGCATCCTCAGTTCCCCCAGGAGAAACTGCTGTTTCAGTGGAGTCTTCAAAATCAGAGCATGAATTGGCTTCCTCAGAATCTTCAATTTTAATGGACACCACTGATCAGACTGGAACATTGGTCAAGAAAAATGATCAGAATGTCCTGCAGGCTGAAGATGTTCCCAAAGAATTGGTTTCTGCATCTGTGGAAGAAAGCAAAAATGACAGTGTAAAGTTAGAAGACGACAATAATGTTGAGTCCAAATCAGAAATGGAGATTGTTGCTTCAGCTGTTAGCAGTGAGGAACCTGCAGTAGAGGCCATGGAGACccaaagttcagaagaacctACCAAAGGCACTGATGTTAAAGAGGAAGTTTTGGAAACGCCAACTGAAGAGCTCAAGATTGAAAATGAGAGCCAGTCGAATGACGTGAAACCAACTGAACCTTTAGAGACGGACATAAACACTGAGTCTAGCAATCAAACCGAACCTGCTGAAGAGCATGTTCCTGCAGCTGTTGCATCTGACTCCATTCCAAACTTTGATCCTGCCTCTGACCTACCCTCCACTTCTGATCAAACTGTCAGTAATTCATCTGTCACAGTTACATGTGCCTCAAACAGTCCCCAAACAATTCTTGAGCCCTTCCAGATTGATGACAAGTCCCTGGACTTTCCTCCAGTTACACAGGAGATTTTGAAAGCCCTTGAATTAGCTGTCCATCAGTGTCGCTTACAGTCTTCACTAAGACGTGCTGAAGAAGAAGCGAAGCAGAAggcagaaatggagaaaaaggcTGCAGAGAAGAAAACCACAAAAGCTCCGTCAAGCTCAAAGAAGCCTGCTCAATCGACAAAAAAGACCACGCAAGCTGAGAGCAAAAAGATTCAGGCCGAGAAAAAGTCTCAGAACTCTGGGTCCAAGACTAAGCCTGCGGACACCTCATCCCCAGAGAAGGAGCCAACAACTAAGCACAGGAGCAGGGGTAATTCTGAAGAAGATGGCCCTACCACCAGGCGTGGGGGGATCTTCTGGGTCCTCCTCTTCCCGGAGGAGTAGGCGGGAGTCCAGCCCTACATCAAAGCGCTCAAGCCCTCCCTCAAAGCGTACAAGGGGGCATGATGTTGATCGCAGGGTGAGGTTTACCAAGTGTATagtatatacagtgccttgtgaAAGTGCCTtgtattcatacccctttatttttttcacgttttatgtctcagccttatgttaaactgctttaaattacttttttttttttttttttttttttctttccccacATCAAtgtacactccatacaccataaggacaaagcaaaaaaaaaaaaaaaaaaacattgcataagtatttatACCcctaactcagtacttagttgaagtACCTTCACAGCCTCAaatctttttgggtatgatgcaacaTGCTTTGCACAtgtgcatttggcaattatctgccattcttcgccTCACATCTTCACCTCTCaactcaagctctgtcagcttggatggagGCTGgtagacattttcaggtttctccagaaatatttgattgcgtTCATGCCAAAGCtttggctgggccactcaagggcatttacagagttgtctataagccactcttgctgtgtgcttagggtcattgccCTGTAGGATGGTGAACCTTCTGCcaagtctgaggttctgaatgctgtGGACtgagttttcattaaggctatctcaatatttcggtgcattgagctttccttctactctgacgagtctaccagcacactttacttctgggatggtactctgcaggtgatgagcagtgcttggtttccttcaaacatgatgcttagaATTCATGTTCATGTGTCTCCAATgtggagaggattgagtttggccacaccgccataaagactggattggtggagtgttgcagtgatgtttgtccttctgtaagtttctttcATCTGCATATATattcatggagctcaactagagtgaccatcagttTCTTGGCCACCAGTATAACCAGGCCCCTTCTctatcaattgctcagtttggccaggaggccagctctagttGTTCCAAGtatcttccattatggataatggaggctacgtCCTTCTGTGAACCTTAAATccagctgaatttttttctgaactcttccccagatctgtggtTTTcactctgatatgcattttcagctgttagatcTTTTGTGAgatgtgtgcctttccaaatcagtaacatctacaagtgatatgagtgctcctgagctatatttcaagtgtgccataaaatatatgaatactTGCAATGGAgtcaattcagttttttttaatttctaaaagtTGTTagaaacctgttttgtgctttgtgattatggtgtatggagtacagattgatgtggaaaaaaataaagcaaagcagtttcacataaggctgcaacataaccaaacctgaaaaaaatgcagggatgtgaatacttttgcaaggcactgtagctattgttttaaaatacttgAAATGATACAttgatatttctgtttttcttaatCGCTCTGAAATTGTAATCTATTCACttgatttatttgctttttgtaGAGTCATAGCAAAAACTCACAACCTTCAAGGAGTCACTCAAAAACAAGGACAGTTGAAAAGGTAAGTTTGAACGTTTAACATATCTGAAGTCTAATAACTTAAGGCATTGGTGATTGAGAATTTGTGCTTTCCAGGAAAAAGATGAGGAACTGTTTCCATTTAACATTGATGAGTTTGTGACCGTTGACGAAGTAGGGGATGATGCAGAGGACACTGTTGTCTCAAATACTGAGTCTCCAGCCAAGGACGAGAAGATCCAGGATAAACCCGATTCAGACTCCAGAGTCTCTCCTGTTGCAGAGTCAGGTTCAGAtgataaaccaaaaaaaactgACAAGATTATTGCTTCTGAACCTGAAGTTACTGAATGTGTGGATATAATGGAAACCAAGACTGAAGAAACCACACCAGCTGCAGATGTTGTTGCATCTCCAAAGCCAGAAGAGCAAGAGCCTCAAGAACCGAGTGTTGATAAACCGCTGGGAACAGATGGGATGGAAACTGCCGTTGTTAGCAACGAGACAACAGAGCCTTGTACGGCAGAAGCTGCTTCAGCAGAGTTGGACAACAATGTTGAGACCATGAAAGAAGACACTGAGGGCTTGGATAAACTTGAGCCAAGTCAGTCGGTTTCTTCCTCTCCTTCACAGAAGGAAGGCTGCCCACCAACTTCTGCAGAAACTTTAGAGAAATCAGAAGATGTCCATCCCGAGGAGCCAGAAACGTCTTCCCTGGTGATGGACAATAAAGATGAGGCAACTCTGATCTCTGAAATTCCATCCCATGATGCATTGGTCACTCTTGATGAGGTCAGTGAGGGTGAGGAAGATTTTCTCGATGAAACAACTGAGGAACAGCTTTCGAAGGCTGATGAAGTGCCTGAGACACTTGTGACGGTTGATGAGGTTGGAGATGATGAAACGGGGGGTGACGAATACCAGTTGGACAAAGAACTTCAAGGCTTAGTCACATTGGATGAGATTGTTGATGAAGAGGAGGAGTTTGATTCATTCAATCCTGAGGTCAGTTTTTGGTTAAAACGATTATTAAGGCTACCATGGTTTGGATTTATGTCTTGTAAGTTGACGTGACCTATTCTTCGTCTTCCCAGACTCTTGTAACCCTGGATGAGGCTAAGGGTGATGATGAGGAAAATGAGGAAGCGGAGCATAGTGAAGACAAGCCAGCCACCCCAAGCGCCACAACACCAATCATACCAGAGGAGCCTGTAAAATCACCAAGCCAAGAAGATGATGCCTGTGACCTCGAAGAGCTCCGCAAGATGAACTTTGTAACTGTGGATGAAGTAggggaggaggaagaggaacaACCACCCAGCAAAGATGTCAAAGAGGATAAGCAAGTTAAAAAGAGAGCTGCAAGGCCCAAAAAGAGAACACGTCAGACTCCAGGTGAGAAAGCAGAGTTTTGTATTCATTAAACCCTCAGATGAGATGTATTTCTAAGTGCAAAGTGGCAAACTGGTTTTGTAAGCACTAGAGATGTAGTGATATTCAGTATCGTTGATCAGTGTCATATTGTGATAACAAAATTGTCATGACAATATTAAACGATAGATCTTCTGGGCAAAaactgtagtttttaaaatatatttaaacttcttattctaacataaaaggtcttaaaagttgtgttttgggccattatgctttgacacagtatctgacaaacaaactaaaaccaaaagcaGAATATGGCTGTGTATTTCAAAGCAAAGTAGACACATTGTTGAGGCCATCAACTTGAGATCCAATGTTTTTCGCGCTCCATTCACAGGGAATGAATGCATTGAACTCATTTATGGCATATATATTGCGAGTTTAGTGCACATTTGGGAACATAACAGCTACCAtatgtgcttttattttcatgccagttgattacagcatttcactagatttgtagtgagacaaatctttttgtaagcctgttttcactgaagctggagtttttcTTCAAAGCAAAAGCTCTACTGCTGTTTTTGTCAAAGTagaagcttaaaagtgcagtatgaattgctgacggTTTATAATATaactatgaaatattaattttcatttattttgcagtgctgTTTTCTGACAggatatggctattactgtcgttgtttttgttgttattgttatattctaatttgtttcgCTTCCTAAAACACAGTTTGAATcaaatttagactgagacaatAAAAAAGAGGGTCGACTCCCCTTTAAAATTAAGGTACGATTCAATCCACTGACCtttttctgacttaagttttcttagttaaaaACATGGGTTGGAGTGcttaattttgaactttcagaGTGCAtaagaataatttaactttagtcttttttagtttttcttctagttttttttcttttttttcttttttacaattaatattGCATCGTGGACTTCATATTGCGATATTATCGtatcgtgagattttgataACGTTACATCCCTAGTAAGCACTGTTGTCTCCTTTTGCTCTCTATAGTGAGGAGATCCACAAGAGGGAAAAGAGGATCTACAAAGAGTGCTGAAGACCCAGAGGAGCCTGAGACGAATGCGGAGTGTGAACCAGAGCCAGTTACATCCGTAAGCGAGAGTCTTCCCGCAGCTGTCGAATCCATGGATCTTGATGTTAAGCCGGAACCACAAAAGGCTGAAACCGTGCAAGTTCCAGATTCGGTGACTGCAGAGGTCTACTCAGTGTCAGAAGAGGACAGGACTAGAGCTACAGATGATGACAACTCCTCAAAGCTAGAATGTGATACTGTTGACACACCAGTCTCTGACAAAACATCTACAATCAAAGGTTTTCAATCTCATTGATTATTATTTGGGGTTTGTTAGTTCCAGTGTTCTTACCTTTGCCTTCTTCCGTTTTCATTTGCAGAAGAGTCCAAGCAACGGCGGGAAACGGAGCTGACAGAGGAACCAGAGGCTAAGAAAGCCCGCTCTCAGTCCCCTGCGATTGAAGACTTCACCTTGCCCCCGTTTAACCCAGACAGTCCCATTGGTAAGAGTTAGGGATCCACTAGAAATAACGCTAAGTCTGTTTGATAGTGCTGTGAACAATGAgtgattcaaatgcattatCGCAACATTACCTCCAAGCAAAGTTAACTTaaatttttctttctctgtttcATAGGCATTGACTTTGTGGTGCCCAAGACGGGTTTCTTCTGCAGACTTTGCTCTCTATTCTATGGCAATGAGGAAACTGCTAAGAAAAGTCACTGTAGTAGCCTAAAGCATTACCAGAACATGGAGGTACAAGTTATGATTTAATTCTGAATGTAAACtgcagttaattttttttactgttttaaaatactgttactTATTTAAAGTACTGTTCTTATTCAAGActgaacatatttatttatatagttaacTTTTCTCCTTTTCTCCTTCTCCCCCTCCAGAAATACTACAAGAAGCTCAAGTCTCAGAAGCTGGGTGGCTGCTCAACACCGACAACACCCAGTCATAGTTCTGCTTCTTCTGAATAACCCTTATTAagagtttttcttttcttttctttttttttgtattgtgaaTGGATGGGTCCAATTGTTTTGttgtaaagttttattaatttttcttgttTAGAATGAAATACAGTGGCTCATGCTAAATAAAGATAACACATAATCAGACATGTCTCTTTGTGTatctttaagttttaaaatgtctgtaacatTGTGATATCTACTACTGGTTACATCTTATGATGATGTCTTAAAGTTTTAAGAGTCTTTTAAGTCTTAAAGAAAGCTGTGGTTTCAGAAGAGGTCGTTGCAAAGCAGAAGGGAACAGAAGTCATTAGGAAAGTACAGATGAGCTAATATCTCATGCTTTGCATTGTATTTGGGGATACATGGGTTCACAAATTAAGACTACATCATTAAACTTAACCAATTTAGGAGTGCTAAAGTATGcaccaataatttaaaatgcatacagaAGTCATTTCTTACACAAATATATGGATTGTCAGTGGTCCTGTTTGTGCGTGCTCATCAGTTTGAATTTGCAGAAGCATAAATGAGACGTGCTTCTGAAGAGAGTCATTCGAAAGAGTTCATGTGTTATAGGCGGTCATTTGATGTgtttctgtgctttttttttttttttaaagcttttgacAGCCTCTGCTCGTACCAACCACGTGAGGGTAAGTGAGTGAGTTTGGTCAACAATTGCTTTCATGCAATTTCTTCTCTGCCCACAGTCATGGCAGGAATATAAAGATTTATGAATGTTTGCAAACCTTTAATACGAGTCATTTGTTTTACCGCTGCAGCTTAGTTACCTCATGTGGCTTACAACAACATTTTAAGGTTTACTTGCCTACTTAAACACTAGAGGGCATTGTTAGTCTTTCTTTATTAGTTTGTCGTAGTCCTAGCACAGAGGGGTTTGCACTTAGCTACTTAaggatttggtcagttaccgcGATGTGCgcccatattggcgatactcggatgtaa
The sequence above is a segment of the Labeo rohita strain BAU-BD-2019 chromosome 7, IGBB_LRoh.1.0, whole genome shotgun sequence genome. Coding sequences within it:
- the znf638 gene encoding LOW QUALITY PROTEIN: zinc finger protein 638 (The sequence of the model RefSeq protein was modified relative to this genomic sequence to represent the inferred CDS: deleted 1 base in 1 codon) → MIKSNKKLNSQDGSTNAITNNNVNKQANSLALFSQPNAPNSFSLFLESCVPPVALRHFGSLPLLGPVSLQLAQIKTQLALHQLNAIAGTSVPPPAIASPALTLLNLLKVTMSHPLYNPRGGPFPGGQRPVVPGQYGLGSQPRMELGAARLGPGSMSGSRGGLMVNQPFSLGRQSQISPDLEAAIDRNLRGAREEVRLLTQILQQPKKADPRMREDTRDDMLSSGSGFSGTSRSDEMDWSMYQAPSKLFGSSSLDRPSGSSQLFPSASFAGGSSGLDSQHPPEQRPSRYTSESASSILASFGLSSEDLELLSHYPDDQLTPDNLPFILRDIRMRKVKRDVDARSEYSKVIDYGHSSKFGYPDESPDGYASEHLPKESPKFVREVSGPSFSGMDITKHPQPAPGPVQVPKLQKPPDPRPTKTIPARPSASQPLLPPSSRPPSQIPPPLLPMMTVDDISGGPGANWIPFLSPPISAPAAKRLPTPTMMNDYSAATPRIFPHTCSLCNIECIQIKDWLEHQNTNLHIESCRRLRKQYPDWNVEAVSVSRPEPKSEHSSSKRHTRSHSYSRSPSPKRHHDSSSSRRKRSRSRSRSRSRSRSRSPRRYRRSRSRSRSPHRKSRGSPYRRRSRSPPSQRSRSPVYSRRSPVRRSSPRRSSPSWQQRSSSSERLAMKLMSSTELSSITDSNTLKAVVKSLAPALLAELAKKKSSTTTSSSKASSSSSSWKRSSSPKRTEYSKSSRTSTSKSSSTPKPRPKDAPGTSCLLRLIGVPHGTTSKELTDAIEPFGKIYTAILLKAIREASVCMEREEDAKALLNCKNLIIRGQIIKVCMEKDARDDDGRKSVKTEKPLKKKEVTTTKPTQSTKPTQSTKPAQTTKPTQSTKPAQTTKPSPTAKPAQTAKVKSANPVKAPQSTKPKEATGSKTSQVTKGKPSDPKKTVQTAKAKPPAKGSAETAAVKKLVKKEIPWRKNIVEITNLPEEGVTEDDLTNLAKPHGFTATPVIAITQQKAYLQMPNTEAVEAMVKAYSETPAKVHDKEITVKMMMQPIDLNYTESLFRVLMGMEKSPEIVTLPERLLIVSNVPKTIGAIKEVETVIKRYGAFKKVLPLNGRIIFEMENATIARTIFARFLKFRCVVQNSTLSFQLAKPVKLKKKTDAKGANPPGKTAAAIKKPNTVKAQKPVAAAAASAASTANPPVTKDKDPKTDAVTVPKGEDSGVKSNSDVILKESVGEEKVNADTAATKVTAALKDITADATANAETTPVNKAEEKTEAVNETVMETESVKKEHEAGSSVPMAESKSENKELEVESSATTSESVVTVKSEDKELETGSSVPSSETAVSVESWKAELKTESSAPASESAVLNKSENTEHEVGSSESAKTELVVASAVSTSESADSVESAKTKLEDASSVPPGETAVSVESSKSEHELASSESSILMDTTDQTGTLVKKNDQNVLQAEDVPKELVSASVEESKNDSVKLEDDNNVESKSEMEIVASAVSSEEPAVEAMETQSSEEPTKGTDVKEEVLETPTEELKIENESQSNDVKPTEPLETDINTESSNQTEPAEEHVPAAVASDSIPNFDPASDLPSTSDQTVSNSSVTVTCASNSPQTILEPFQIDDKSLDFPPVTQEILKALELAVHQCRLQSSLRRAEEEAKQKAEMEKKAAEKKTTKAPSSSKKPAQSTKKTTQAESKKIQAEKKSQNSGSKTKPADTSSPEKEPTTKHRSRGNSEEDGPTTRRGGSSGSSSSRRSRRESSPTSKRSSPPSKRTRGHDVDRRSHSKNSQPSRSHSKTRTVEKEKDEELFPFNIDEFVTVDEVGDDAEDTVVSNTESPAKDEKIQDKPDSDSRVSPVAESGSDDKPKKTDKIIASEPEVTECVDIMETKTEETTPAADVVASPKPEEQEPQEPSVDKPLGTDGMETAVVSNETTEPCTAEAASAELDNNVETMKEDTEGLDKLEPSQSVSSSPSQKEGCPPTSAETLEKSEDVHPEEPETSSLVMDNKDEATLISEIPSHDALVTLDEVSEGEEDFLDETTEEQLSKADEVPETLVTVDEVGDDETGGDEYQLDKELQGLVTLDEIVDEEEEFDSFNPETLVTLDEAKGDDEENEEAEHSEDKPATPSATTPIIPEEPVKSPSQEDDACDLEELRKMNFVTVDEVGEEEEEQPPSKDVKEDKQVKKRAARPKKRTRQTPVRRSTRGKRGSTKSAEDPEEPETNAECEPEPVTSVSESLPAAVESMDLDVKPEPQKAETVQVPDSVTAEVYSVSEEDRTRATDDDNSSKLECDTVDTPVSDKTSTIKEESKQRRETELTEEPEAKKARSQSPAIEDFTLPPFNPDSPIGIDFVVPKTGFFCRLCSLFYGNEETAKKSHCSSLKHYQNMEKYYKKLKSQKLGGCSTPTTPSHSSASSE